In Amycolatopsis jiangsuensis, the following proteins share a genomic window:
- a CDS encoding MarR family winged helix-turn-helix transcriptional regulator yields MSAAVGGSSKNGSRPRRRVSPPVPPDLAAAPGYGARRMYQAYLAAWSRHVDPVLTGPQFAVLSAVRAYPGYDQTALANAVALDTSTMADVCRRLEKRGLIARGPAPHDARAKVLTLTDEGDEAFLEVTRRTRHLDEALLANCPSGRREEVAELLNDLGQLWEAVAERPEL; encoded by the coding sequence ATGTCAGCAGCAGTCGGCGGGTCATCGAAGAACGGTTCGCGACCGCGGCGGCGCGTCAGCCCGCCGGTTCCGCCGGACCTCGCCGCCGCCCCCGGGTACGGCGCGCGGCGGATGTATCAGGCCTATCTTGCCGCCTGGAGCCGCCACGTCGACCCGGTGCTGACCGGTCCGCAGTTCGCGGTGCTCTCCGCGGTGCGCGCCTATCCCGGCTACGACCAGACCGCGCTGGCCAACGCGGTCGCACTGGACACCTCGACCATGGCCGACGTGTGCCGCCGCCTGGAAAAGCGCGGCCTGATCGCCCGCGGCCCCGCCCCGCACGACGCCCGCGCGAAGGTCCTCACCCTGACCGACGAGGGCGACGAGGCCTTCCTCGAAGTCACCCGGCGCACCCGCCACCTCGACGAGGCCCTGCTGGCGAACTGCCCGTCCGGCCGCCGCGAGGAGGTGGCGGAACTGCTGAACGACCTCGGCCAGCTGTGGGAAGCCGTCGCCGAACGTCCGGAACTCTGA
- a CDS encoding DUF1345 domain-containing protein, protein MRRPNRESTRQLLALPPALLGLLVPGGPVVKVLAVWDVYSLCYLGLVWLAFRGRDHASLRAVALEPGGRRATTRWFVSRPEQVSQSAAGAALLATVLAMPQARTLGTAPGLVLAVCILAVFCSWLVLQAGFVIAYVNLHAREGGLDFPGDEEPVAIDFLYFAVSVGTTFGTTDVTVTHRRMRRHVLVHGVLAFFFNTLILAAALTILTSYIAAS, encoded by the coding sequence ATGCGCCGGCCGAACCGTGAATCGACTCGTCAACTCCTGGCGCTGCCGCCCGCCCTGCTGGGCCTGCTGGTCCCGGGCGGTCCGGTCGTGAAGGTGCTCGCCGTCTGGGACGTCTACTCGCTCTGCTACCTGGGCCTGGTCTGGCTGGCCTTCCGCGGGCGTGATCACGCGAGCCTGCGTGCGGTGGCGCTCGAACCGGGCGGGCGGCGCGCGACGACGCGCTGGTTCGTCTCCCGGCCGGAGCAGGTCTCGCAGTCCGCGGCGGGGGCGGCGCTGCTCGCGACGGTCCTCGCGATGCCGCAGGCGCGGACCCTGGGCACTGCGCCGGGTCTGGTGCTCGCGGTCTGCATCCTCGCGGTCTTCTGCTCATGGCTGGTCCTGCAGGCCGGTTTTGTGATCGCCTACGTGAACCTGCACGCGCGGGAGGGCGGGCTGGACTTCCCCGGCGACGAGGAGCCGGTCGCGATCGACTTCCTCTACTTCGCGGTCTCAGTCGGCACGACCTTCGGCACCACCGACGTCACGGTGACCCACCGCCGGATGCGCCGCCATGTGCTCGTCCACGGCGTGCTCGCGTTCTTCTTCAACACCCTGATCCTCGCCGCCGCGCTCACCATCCTGACCTCGTACATCGCGGCTTCCTGA
- a CDS encoding glycoside hydrolase family 2 protein, with translation MTDPVHPRPQLVREHWTDLCGQWEFGYDDTDEGRDGHWWRGRDAFSRTITVPFPPESPASGIGDRGEHPILWYRREFRVAAKPGERVLLHFGAVDYRATVWVNGHVVTTHEGGHVGFHADITAALRPADEDQVVVVRAEDEPRDPTQPRGKQHSDDAPTDIWYHRTSGIWQPVWLETVPARHIEALRWTPDVPDGSVALRLRARVKRNESAAVRVVLRLGEETLADSTFRLPEGGELTERIAIPAARDSRSGGRLLWSPEHPALVDAEITLLSEGAGADSVRSYFGLREVGTSDGHFLLNGRPYFLRMVLEQGYWPQSQLTAPSGEALREEVELIKSLGFNGVRIHQKVEDSRFLYWCDRLGLAVWGEMPSSFAFSPSAIDRFSREWTEVLERDASHPSIVTWVPVNESWGVSEVATRRDQQDYVAALYRLTRALDPSRPVISNDGWEHVSSDIWTVHDYAPAGDVLRRRYADPAAINDVLRTIRPGGRRLHLGDVRRDGQPIMLSEYGGVSYAPGDELWYNYSTAASADDLVERYRDLTTALLDCAAVAGFCYTQLTDTEQETNGLLTAAREPKADPAVLREITARPARSVAAELLGLDTPER, from the coding sequence GTGACTGACCCGGTGCACCCCCGCCCGCAGCTCGTCCGCGAGCACTGGACCGACCTGTGTGGACAGTGGGAGTTCGGCTACGACGACACCGACGAGGGCCGCGACGGGCACTGGTGGCGGGGCCGGGACGCCTTCTCCCGGACCATCACGGTGCCCTTCCCGCCGGAGTCCCCCGCGAGCGGGATCGGTGATCGCGGGGAGCACCCGATCCTGTGGTATCGCAGGGAGTTCCGCGTCGCGGCGAAGCCGGGGGAGCGGGTCCTGCTGCACTTCGGCGCGGTCGACTACCGCGCCACCGTCTGGGTCAACGGCCACGTCGTGACCACGCACGAGGGCGGGCACGTCGGCTTCCACGCCGACATCACCGCCGCGCTGCGTCCCGCGGACGAGGACCAGGTCGTCGTCGTGCGTGCCGAGGACGAGCCGCGTGATCCGACGCAGCCGCGCGGCAAACAGCACTCCGACGACGCGCCCACGGACATCTGGTACCACCGCACCAGCGGGATCTGGCAGCCGGTGTGGCTGGAGACCGTGCCGGCCCGGCACATCGAAGCCCTCCGCTGGACCCCGGACGTGCCGGACGGCAGCGTCGCGCTGCGACTGCGCGCGCGAGTGAAGCGGAACGAGAGCGCGGCAGTCCGCGTCGTGCTCCGGCTCGGCGAGGAAACGTTGGCGGACAGCACGTTCCGGCTGCCCGAAGGTGGCGAGCTCACCGAGCGGATCGCGATTCCCGCCGCACGGGACAGCCGGAGCGGCGGCCGGCTGTTGTGGAGCCCCGAGCATCCGGCGCTGGTCGACGCCGAGATCACCCTGCTCAGCGAGGGCGCCGGTGCCGACTCCGTGCGCAGCTACTTCGGACTCCGCGAGGTCGGGACCTCGGATGGGCATTTCCTGCTCAACGGGCGTCCCTACTTCCTGCGGATGGTGCTGGAGCAAGGCTACTGGCCCCAGAGCCAGCTCACCGCGCCCAGCGGCGAAGCGCTGCGTGAGGAGGTCGAGCTGATCAAGTCGCTCGGCTTCAACGGCGTGCGCATCCACCAGAAAGTCGAGGACTCCCGCTTCCTGTACTGGTGCGACCGGCTCGGCCTCGCGGTGTGGGGGGAGATGCCGAGCAGCTTCGCCTTCTCGCCGTCCGCGATCGACCGGTTCAGTCGCGAGTGGACCGAGGTGCTCGAGCGCGACGCGAGTCATCCCTCGATCGTCACCTGGGTACCGGTCAACGAGAGCTGGGGAGTGTCCGAAGTGGCCACCCGGCGGGACCAGCAGGACTACGTGGCCGCGTTGTACCGGCTCACCCGTGCGCTCGACCCCAGCCGTCCGGTGATCTCCAACGACGGCTGGGAGCACGTCAGCAGCGACATCTGGACCGTGCACGACTACGCGCCGGCCGGGGACGTGCTGCGCCGGCGTTACGCCGACCCGGCGGCGATCAACGACGTCCTGCGCACGATCCGGCCCGGCGGTCGCCGGCTGCATCTCGGCGACGTGCGCCGGGACGGGCAGCCGATCATGCTCAGCGAGTACGGCGGTGTGAGCTACGCGCCGGGCGACGAGCTTTGGTACAACTACAGCACCGCGGCCTCCGCCGACGACCTGGTCGAGCGCTACCGCGACCTCACCACCGCGCTGCTCGACTGCGCCGCAGTGGCCGGATTCTGCTACACGCAGCTGACCGACACCGAGCAGGAGACCAACGGCCTGCTCACCGCCGCCCGTGAGCCGAAGGCCGATCCGGCGGTACTGCGCGAGATCACCGCACGCCCGGCCCGTTCGGTGGCCGCGGAGCTGCTGGGGCTCGACACGCCCGAGCGATAA
- a CDS encoding sulfatase family protein yields the protein MTARNIVVVVSDQQRADLCARGGFPLDTTPNTDRLAGEGVWFDRAYTTSPLCCPARTSLLTGRYPGAHGVRENPAMDLARFEQDLPGLLRSAGYSTALVGKNHTYLTADDVDYYEPYLHGGALGPVSEDEARFDRWLTELRHRTHPEPTPFPVELQCPHRIVTSAQRWVDSVGDQPFFLLLSFPEPHNPYQVPEPYFSLFPPESLPPVATGPQDTAGRSFPWQYLRRLEEAANPSLAESIPRARANYLGMLRLIDDQIQRFTGFLGERGLLEDTLLVTTADHGDFVGEYGLLRKGPEVPEVLCRVPLTIRGPGVVPRPEPSSAHVSLADLLPTLADAVGLAVPDGVQGRSFWPLLTGAVADPGEFTSAYVEQGIGGRTYTAADVPDPMPGLGGPADLFDFDELNAVTQGGHRRMIRRGDWKLVVDESGAGQLYHLAEDPFETENLWSAPEHSSTRDSLLVELVQWLLRTQDPLPVPERGYARKH from the coding sequence ATGACCGCGCGGAACATCGTCGTCGTCGTCAGCGACCAGCAGCGTGCCGATCTGTGTGCCCGCGGGGGTTTCCCGCTCGACACCACGCCGAACACCGACCGGCTGGCCGGCGAGGGGGTGTGGTTCGACCGCGCGTACACCACGTCTCCGCTGTGCTGTCCCGCGCGCACCAGCCTGCTGACCGGCCGCTACCCTGGTGCGCACGGCGTGCGGGAGAACCCCGCGATGGACCTGGCGCGCTTCGAACAGGACCTGCCCGGCCTGCTGCGGTCGGCGGGCTATTCCACCGCACTGGTCGGGAAGAACCACACCTACCTGACCGCCGACGACGTCGACTACTACGAGCCTTACTTGCACGGCGGCGCGCTCGGTCCGGTGAGCGAGGACGAGGCCCGGTTCGACCGGTGGCTGACCGAGTTGCGCCATCGCACACATCCCGAGCCGACGCCGTTCCCGGTGGAACTGCAGTGTCCACATCGGATCGTGACTTCCGCGCAGCGGTGGGTGGACAGCGTCGGCGACCAGCCGTTCTTCCTCCTGCTCTCGTTTCCCGAACCACACAACCCTTACCAGGTCCCGGAACCGTATTTCTCCCTGTTCCCGCCCGAATCGCTGCCGCCGGTCGCCACCGGTCCGCAGGACACCGCCGGTCGGTCGTTCCCGTGGCAGTACCTGCGCCGGCTCGAGGAAGCGGCGAATCCTTCGCTGGCCGAATCGATCCCTCGTGCCCGCGCCAACTACCTGGGCATGCTGCGGCTGATCGACGACCAGATCCAGCGGTTCACCGGATTCCTCGGGGAACGCGGGCTGCTGGAGGACACGCTGCTGGTCACCACGGCCGACCACGGCGACTTCGTGGGTGAGTACGGGTTGCTGCGCAAGGGACCTGAGGTGCCCGAGGTGCTCTGCCGGGTCCCGCTGACCATCCGCGGTCCGGGCGTCGTACCGCGGCCGGAGCCAAGTTCCGCGCACGTGTCCCTGGCCGACCTCCTGCCCACGCTTGCCGACGCCGTCGGGCTCGCGGTCCCGGACGGCGTGCAGGGCCGCAGTTTCTGGCCACTGCTCACCGGCGCTGTCGCGGACCCGGGCGAGTTCACCAGTGCCTACGTGGAACAGGGCATCGGCGGGCGCACCTACACCGCCGCCGACGTCCCCGATCCGATGCCCGGCCTCGGCGGGCCGGCTGACCTGTTCGACTTCGACGAGCTCAACGCGGTCACCCAGGGCGGTCACCGCCGGATGATCCGCCGCGGCGACTGGAAACTGGTCGTCGACGAGTCCGGTGCGGGCCAGCTGTATCACCTGGCCGAGGACCCGTTCGAGACCGAGAACCTGTGGTCCGCGCCCGAGCATTCGTCCACTCGCGACTCACTGCTCGTGGAACTCGTGCAGTGGCTGCTGCGCACGCAGGATCCGTTGCCCGTACCCGAACGCGGATATGCAAGAAAACACTGA
- a CDS encoding FAD-dependent monooxygenase: MAAKQSFEVVVAGGGLGGLCAALSLRQRGLRTTVVEAAPQLGEIGAGIQTAPNASRILLGLGLRSRLERIRCAPQDQVRRRWADGSIIAQLPLGERVVEQYGAPYWHYHRADLHRVLLDACTDPDGPGPAVQLATDAKVVGLDRANPQRPAVRTADGRRFEGDLVVGADGIRSAVRDLAGFDDTLAFSGEMAYRALIPGDSIAADPATRFLVDRYHSTIWYGPDKHLVHYLIRGGQYLNVVAIVPCTDSVERDWSGPATAEQLAGEFSEWDDRVPAMLSKAKDDVSVWAMYRRRRDPVWVDDRVALLGDACHAMLPYQAQGASQAMEDAAVLAEELGQVTRDGIDAALARYVHRRAKHAGMVQDASLRNMSFYHLPDGPQQRVRDEKLRSFDGESDVSYDWLWNGTPLRDPDNESIRYQFAR; this comes from the coding sequence GTGGCGGCGAAGCAGTCTTTCGAGGTGGTGGTCGCCGGGGGTGGCCTTGGTGGCCTCTGCGCGGCGCTTTCCCTGCGGCAGCGCGGCCTGCGGACCACCGTCGTGGAGGCGGCCCCGCAGCTCGGCGAGATCGGGGCGGGCATCCAGACCGCGCCGAACGCGAGCCGGATCCTGCTCGGGCTCGGGCTGCGGTCCCGGCTGGAGCGGATCCGGTGCGCACCGCAGGACCAGGTCCGGCGCCGCTGGGCGGACGGCAGCATCATCGCCCAGCTTCCGCTCGGCGAACGCGTCGTCGAGCAGTACGGCGCGCCCTACTGGCACTACCACCGCGCGGACCTGCACCGCGTGCTGCTGGACGCCTGCACGGATCCGGACGGTCCCGGCCCGGCCGTGCAACTGGCGACCGACGCAAAAGTCGTGGGCCTGGACCGGGCGAATCCGCAGAGGCCGGCCGTGCGCACCGCGGACGGACGGCGGTTCGAGGGCGACCTCGTGGTGGGTGCGGACGGAATCCGTTCCGCGGTACGGGATCTCGCCGGTTTCGACGACACGCTGGCGTTCTCCGGGGAGATGGCTTACCGCGCGCTGATCCCCGGAGACAGCATCGCCGCCGATCCGGCCACCCGGTTCCTCGTCGACCGCTACCACTCGACGATCTGGTACGGCCCGGACAAGCACCTGGTGCACTACCTCATCCGCGGCGGCCAGTACCTCAACGTCGTCGCGATCGTGCCGTGCACCGACAGCGTCGAACGGGACTGGAGCGGGCCGGCGACCGCGGAGCAGCTGGCCGGTGAGTTCTCCGAATGGGACGACCGCGTGCCCGCGATGCTGTCCAAGGCCAAGGACGACGTCTCGGTCTGGGCGATGTACCGGCGCCGCCGCGATCCGGTCTGGGTGGACGACCGGGTCGCACTGCTCGGCGACGCCTGCCACGCCATGCTCCCCTACCAGGCACAGGGCGCGTCCCAGGCGATGGAGGACGCGGCCGTGCTCGCCGAGGAGCTGGGCCAGGTCACCCGCGACGGGATCGACGCCGCGCTGGCCCGGTACGTGCACCGCCGGGCCAAACACGCCGGCATGGTGCAGGACGCGTCCTTGCGGAACATGAGTTTCTACCACCTGCCCGACGGTCCGCAGCAGCGCGTGCGGGACGAGAAGCTACGCAGTTTCGACGGCGAGTCCGACGTGTCCTACGACTGGCTGTGGAACGGGACCCCGCTGCGGGACCCGGACAACGAGTCCATCCGCTACCAGTTCGCGCGCTGA
- a CDS encoding LacI family DNA-binding transcriptional regulator, with translation MGGRVTLQDVASRAGVSIKTVSNVVNDFDRVAPETRLRVQAVIDELGYRPNLSARQLRSGRTGVIALAVPDLAARYFAELATAVIAQARRHAMTVLIEVTGGERSAELAMARGLGSTLIDGVILSPLALSQADLSGKPGRVPVVLLGERDYAHTFDHVLIDNVAAAREATAHLLATGRKRVAAIGAQRGPASATAHLRMRGYQEAVRSAGAPELPELMAPATQFSPTEGAEAMRQLLALPEPPDAVFCFSDMLALGALRAAHEAGVRVPEDLAIAGFDDTEEGRYGVPSLTSVSPDKPEIARQAVALLADRIDSEGRPGRKPVRTEVGYELMVRESSAPARTTKGSL, from the coding sequence GTGGGTGGACGAGTCACGTTGCAGGACGTCGCCTCGCGGGCCGGGGTTTCGATCAAGACCGTGTCCAATGTGGTCAACGATTTCGACCGGGTGGCCCCCGAGACGCGGCTGCGCGTGCAGGCGGTGATCGACGAGCTCGGCTACCGGCCGAACCTGTCCGCCCGGCAGCTGCGCTCCGGCCGGACCGGCGTGATCGCGCTCGCGGTCCCCGACCTGGCCGCGCGGTACTTCGCCGAGCTCGCCACCGCCGTGATCGCCCAGGCCCGGCGGCACGCGATGACGGTGCTGATCGAGGTCACCGGCGGTGAGCGCAGTGCCGAGCTGGCGATGGCGCGCGGTCTCGGATCCACCCTGATCGACGGGGTGATCCTCAGCCCGCTCGCGCTGAGCCAGGCGGACCTCTCGGGCAAGCCGGGCCGGGTGCCGGTGGTGCTGCTGGGGGAGCGGGACTACGCGCACACCTTCGACCACGTGCTGATCGACAACGTCGCCGCGGCCCGGGAGGCCACCGCGCACCTGCTGGCGACCGGGCGGAAGCGGGTCGCGGCGATCGGGGCGCAGCGCGGTCCCGCATCGGCCACCGCGCACCTGCGGATGCGCGGGTACCAGGAGGCCGTGCGGTCGGCCGGTGCGCCGGAGCTGCCCGAGCTGATGGCGCCGGCCACCCAGTTTTCCCCCACCGAAGGGGCCGAGGCGATGCGGCAGCTGCTCGCGTTGCCCGAGCCGCCCGACGCGGTCTTCTGCTTCAGCGACATGCTCGCGCTCGGTGCGCTGCGGGCGGCTCACGAGGCCGGCGTCCGGGTGCCCGAGGACCTGGCGATCGCCGGCTTCGACGACACCGAGGAGGGGCGTTACGGCGTTCCTTCGCTGACGTCGGTCTCGCCCGACAAGCCCGAGATCGCCCGGCAGGCGGTGGCGCTGCTGGCCGATCGGATCGACTCCGAGGGCCGCCCGGGGCGCAAGCCCGTGCGCACCGAGGTCGGCTATGAACTCATGGTGCGGGAAAGCTCCGCACCCGCCCGGACGACGAAAGGTTCCCTGTGA
- a CDS encoding exo-alpha-sialidase yields the protein MPATTFAARCGAAVLLLIALVTGAPPAGAALDRTPLRDGTGLYPRLIRLEHSGDANGNLIASVVDFDDQGGKGVIYRSTDNGATFTEVGTVRDPAAQGGLCCSTLYELPSAVGDLPEGTLLWAASVGADAADRRMSVPIWQSRDQGSTWQSLSVCRTAENDRGIWEPELSVDAGGRLVCHYSDETDAAHSQQLRESFSTDGVTWSAPAPTVAPANAGLRPGMSTVRRLGDGSYILVYEICGSGDQYDCGTYFRTSADGADWGPPDDLGQLLASDSGQYFAHAPTVNRIDTGTGPTRLAVVGQQLRNANGDLDPGSGNTVLINDNGGVGAWRAVAAPVAVANPQNEPCANYSSTLAVPTDGSTLIEIANDHDGDVCKPFYGSVPMP from the coding sequence ATGCCTGCCACCACTTTCGCCGCCCGCTGCGGCGCTGCTGTTCTCCTGCTGATCGCGCTGGTGACCGGCGCCCCGCCGGCCGGTGCCGCGCTCGACCGCACCCCGCTGCGGGACGGGACCGGGTTGTACCCGCGGCTGATCCGGCTGGAACATTCCGGCGATGCCAACGGAAACCTGATCGCGAGTGTGGTCGATTTCGACGACCAGGGCGGCAAAGGGGTGATCTACCGCAGTACCGACAACGGTGCGACGTTCACCGAGGTCGGTACCGTCCGTGATCCGGCGGCCCAGGGCGGGCTCTGCTGCTCGACCCTGTACGAGCTGCCGAGCGCGGTCGGCGATCTGCCCGAGGGAACCCTGCTGTGGGCGGCGTCGGTCGGCGCGGACGCTGCCGACCGGCGGATGTCGGTGCCCATCTGGCAGAGCCGTGACCAGGGCAGTACCTGGCAGTCGCTTTCGGTGTGCCGCACCGCGGAGAACGACCGGGGCATCTGGGAACCCGAGCTGTCGGTGGACGCGGGTGGCCGGCTCGTCTGCCACTACTCCGACGAAACCGATGCGGCGCACAGCCAGCAGCTGCGCGAGTCGTTCTCCACCGACGGAGTCACCTGGAGCGCCCCTGCCCCGACCGTCGCGCCGGCGAATGCCGGTCTGCGCCCGGGAATGTCGACGGTGCGCCGGCTCGGGGACGGAAGCTACATCCTCGTCTACGAAATCTGCGGAAGCGGCGACCAGTACGACTGCGGCACGTACTTCCGCACGTCGGCGGACGGGGCCGACTGGGGCCCGCCCGACGATCTCGGGCAGCTGCTCGCCTCGGACTCGGGTCAGTACTTCGCGCATGCCCCGACCGTGAACCGCATCGACACCGGCACCGGACCCACGCGGCTGGCGGTGGTCGGGCAGCAACTGCGGAACGCGAACGGCGACCTCGACCCGGGCAGCGGCAACACAGTGCTGATCAACGACAACGGCGGGGTCGGCGCCTGGCGTGCCGTGGCGGCTCCGGTGGCCGTGGCGAACCCGCAGAACGAACCGTGCGCGAACTACAGCTCCACGCTCGCCGTACCGACGGACGGCAGCACGCTGATCGAGATCGCCAACGACCACGACGGGGACGTCTGCAAGCCGTTCTACGGCTCGGTGCCGATGCCCTGA
- a CDS encoding TetR/AcrR family transcriptional regulator has product MARWDPGTEQRLTRAALDLFSTHGYDEVTITQIAERAGITRRSYFRYFPDKREVLFARSEQLPPVMAEAVRAVEAEADPLSAALRAIRETGALLVTRIERTAERRAVISASAELRERERTKLAAVTAVLGEALQDRGASPAEAELVARIAGLVFENAFARWIDAGGRDSFAVCVDEVTTTFREVVAGMPDE; this is encoded by the coding sequence GTGGCAAGGTGGGATCCGGGGACCGAACAGCGACTGACGCGAGCCGCGTTGGACCTGTTCAGCACCCATGGCTACGACGAGGTCACCATCACGCAGATCGCCGAGCGCGCCGGGATCACCCGCCGCTCCTACTTCCGCTACTTCCCGGACAAGCGCGAGGTGCTGTTCGCCCGCAGCGAGCAGCTACCGCCGGTGATGGCCGAGGCAGTGCGCGCGGTCGAAGCGGAGGCCGACCCGCTGTCCGCGGCCCTGCGCGCGATACGCGAAACCGGCGCCCTGCTGGTGACACGGATCGAGCGGACGGCCGAGCGACGCGCGGTGATCTCGGCCAGCGCGGAACTGCGGGAACGCGAGCGGACGAAGCTCGCCGCGGTCACCGCCGTGCTCGGCGAGGCGCTGCAGGATCGCGGCGCCTCGCCGGCAGAAGCCGAACTCGTGGCCCGGATCGCCGGGCTCGTGTTCGAGAACGCGTTCGCGCGATGGATCGACGCGGGCGGCCGGGACAGCTTCGCCGTGTGCGTGGACGAAGTCACCACGACCTTCCGCGAGGTGGTCGCGGGAATGCCGGACGAGTGA
- a CDS encoding MFS transporter — protein MPARSTDAADGPATGAPPMRRVVVASFLGATFEWFDFGLYGTSAAIVFNKEFFPTMTPLVGTLLAFATAAVGYLARPIGGLIFGHFGDRLGRKSMLTTTMLIMGVSTVLIGALPTYGTIGVTATFLLVGLRVLQGIGLGGEYAGAALNTLESAPEGRRGFFGSLPQVGNPAGGLLATLLVAACATMPEDQYLLWGWRIPFLLSAVLLVFGLYFRLRLTEPKEFAEVKRAGKQAKVPVLELLRTCPRNFFLALGARAVDAVAGNVFGGLAIAYGVTVIGVDRDVVLFASAAAAAVEIAYVPFIGRLANRVSRKRIYLFGVALIAVMSYPFFLGIGSGNAVLIVLVMIASLSFASGTEFAVQSTLLAEVFPVHLRYTAISLVYQLTATLGGLSNLAAVSILIAMDGSPWLVAGLLVVIAAIGFWCTAKLRPATSPATAALPATTRALPGAAE, from the coding sequence ATGCCCGCACGCAGCACCGACGCCGCGGACGGCCCGGCCACCGGCGCGCCGCCCATGCGGCGCGTGGTCGTCGCCAGTTTCCTCGGCGCGACCTTCGAATGGTTCGACTTCGGCCTCTACGGCACCTCGGCCGCGATCGTGTTCAACAAGGAGTTCTTCCCGACGATGACCCCGCTGGTCGGAACGCTGCTGGCGTTCGCGACCGCGGCCGTGGGCTATCTGGCCCGGCCGATCGGCGGGCTCATTTTCGGCCACTTCGGCGATCGCCTCGGCCGCAAGTCGATGCTCACCACCACGATGCTGATCATGGGCGTCTCGACCGTCCTCATCGGCGCGCTCCCGACCTACGGCACGATCGGCGTCACCGCCACGTTCCTGCTCGTCGGGCTCCGCGTGCTGCAGGGCATCGGGCTCGGCGGGGAGTACGCCGGTGCCGCGCTGAACACGCTGGAATCCGCGCCCGAGGGCCGGCGCGGGTTCTTCGGCAGCCTGCCCCAGGTGGGCAACCCGGCCGGCGGGCTGCTGGCCACCCTGCTGGTGGCCGCGTGCGCCACCATGCCCGAGGACCAGTATCTGCTCTGGGGCTGGCGCATCCCGTTCCTGCTCAGCGCGGTACTGCTGGTGTTCGGCCTGTACTTCCGGCTGCGACTGACCGAGCCGAAGGAGTTCGCCGAGGTCAAGCGCGCCGGTAAACAGGCGAAGGTGCCGGTTCTGGAACTGCTGCGCACCTGCCCGCGCAACTTCTTCCTGGCACTGGGCGCACGGGCCGTCGACGCGGTGGCAGGCAACGTGTTCGGCGGACTCGCCATCGCCTACGGCGTGACGGTGATCGGCGTGGACCGCGACGTGGTGCTCTTCGCCAGCGCCGCGGCGGCCGCGGTCGAGATCGCCTACGTGCCGTTCATCGGCCGCCTCGCGAACCGCGTGAGCCGCAAGCGGATCTACCTCTTCGGGGTCGCGCTGATCGCGGTGATGTCGTACCCGTTCTTCCTGGGTATCGGCAGCGGGAACGCGGTGCTGATCGTCCTGGTGATGATCGCCAGCCTATCGTTCGCCAGTGGGACCGAGTTCGCGGTGCAGAGCACGCTGCTGGCCGAGGTGTTCCCGGTGCATCTGCGCTACACCGCGATCTCGCTGGTCTACCAGCTCACCGCGACCCTCGGCGGGCTCAGCAACCTGGCCGCGGTGTCCATCCTGATCGCCATGGACGGCAGTCCGTGGCTCGTGGCCGGGCTGCTCGTCGTGATCGCCGCGATCGGCTTTTGGTGCACGGCGAAACTGCGGCCCGCGACCAGCCCGGCCACCGCAGCACTGCCCGCCACCACCCGAGCCCTACCTGGAGCAGCCGAATGA